A DNA window from Mucilaginibacter xinganensis contains the following coding sequences:
- a CDS encoding pyrophosphohydrolase domain-containing protein, which yields MIKDTHSLNQVAEFHTTFKHPVLKQPAIPSKERSALRISLLAEELKELQQAVDDNDLVEVADALCDLQYVLSGAILEFGLGEKFKELFDEVHRSNMSKACSTVEEAEKTIAHYKTTAGTDSYHKEIDGLFLVYRAGDHKTLKSINYSPAALKSILEK from the coding sequence ATGATAAAAGATACCCATTCGTTAAACCAGGTGGCCGAGTTTCATACTACGTTTAAACATCCTGTTCTAAAACAACCAGCCATACCATCAAAAGAAAGAAGCGCATTAAGGATTTCTCTCCTGGCTGAGGAATTGAAGGAACTGCAGCAAGCGGTAGACGACAATGATTTAGTTGAAGTTGCCGATGCCTTATGCGATCTGCAATATGTACTTTCAGGTGCCATACTGGAATTCGGCTTGGGCGAAAAATTTAAAGAATTATTTGATGAGGTTCACCGTTCAAATATGAGTAAGGCTTGCAGTACAGTAGAAGAGGCTGAAAAAACAATAGCACATTACAAAACCACAGCCGGTACAGACTCCTATCATAAAGAAATTGACGGCTTGTTTTTAGTTTACCGCGCCGGTGATCATAAAACTTTAAAATCTATAAACTATTCGCCCGCTGCTCTTAAATCAATTTTAGAGAAATAA
- a CDS encoding SCO family protein, protein MKKLVYAIALTMLWSACKLNSNTNTTLPIYGSKQAVTKSVNGQQVTDTIYQTIPAFKFVNQYGDTITEKSLDGKIYVADFFFTTCPNICPVMHRNMLPVYNEFKSNNDFRIISHTIDPKYDTVPVLKRYADKLGITGNIWWLLHGQKNDTYTIAKSYLVSLQEKNPQGQYVHDGYFILIDKQKRIRGTYQGTDPKEVEKMTADIKILMAEPDQKASK, encoded by the coding sequence ATGAAGAAACTGGTTTATGCAATAGCATTGACGATGCTGTGGAGTGCGTGCAAACTTAATAGCAATACCAATACTACCTTGCCGATTTATGGCAGTAAACAAGCAGTTACAAAAAGCGTTAACGGCCAACAAGTAACCGACACCATTTACCAAACTATCCCTGCCTTTAAATTTGTTAACCAATATGGCGATACCATAACTGAAAAAAGTCTGGATGGGAAAATTTATGTAGCCGATTTCTTTTTCACTACCTGCCCAAACATTTGTCCTGTTATGCATCGTAACATGTTACCTGTTTACAATGAGTTTAAAAGCAATAACGATTTCAGAATTATATCGCATACCATCGACCCCAAATATGATACGGTACCTGTGCTGAAAAGATATGCCGATAAGCTGGGCATCACCGGTAATATCTGGTGGTTATTACACGGGCAAAAAAACGATACTTACACCATAGCAAAAAGCTATTTAGTGTCGCTACAGGAAAAAAACCCGCAAGGGCAATACGTACACGACGGCTACTTTATACTCATAGATAAACAAAAACGCATCCGCGGCACTTACCAGGGCACCGACCCTAAAGAAGTTGAAAAAATGACTGCAGACATTAAAATACTGATGGCTGAGCCCGATCAAAAAGCGTCCAAATGA
- a CDS encoding sterol desaturase family protein: MKNITGPYKLWILIFLLLLIVAEIAWSWRNDKKSYEVKETLSNLAVLAGFQLSKIIFAGYQLIILGFFNALAPFSLPHTGWVFILTFIVTDFIYYWFHRVSHIWKPLWAFHMVHHSAMHMNLTAAYRLNWLSVLISPLFFIPAVLLGMPVDYIIISYVINLLYQFFLHTEVVDKLGVLEGIIDTPSAHRVHHGSNPLYIDKNFGGVLIIWDKLFKTYQPETEKVNYGLTTGSMGYNPFKLVFKGFADLFTGKIKLKN; encoded by the coding sequence ATGAAAAATATAACAGGACCATACAAACTTTGGATATTAATCTTTTTACTGCTTTTAATAGTAGCAGAAATTGCCTGGAGCTGGCGGAACGATAAAAAATCGTACGAGGTAAAGGAAACTCTTTCCAACCTCGCAGTTTTGGCGGGCTTTCAGCTCTCAAAGATCATATTTGCCGGATACCAGCTAATAATACTTGGCTTTTTTAATGCTTTAGCGCCTTTTAGTCTTCCTCACACGGGCTGGGTATTTATCTTAACGTTTATTGTAACAGATTTTATTTATTACTGGTTTCACCGGGTTTCGCATATATGGAAACCGTTGTGGGCGTTTCACATGGTTCACCATTCGGCTATGCATATGAACCTTACCGCCGCCTATCGCCTAAATTGGTTATCTGTACTAATAAGCCCCTTATTCTTCATTCCTGCTGTGCTATTAGGCATGCCTGTGGATTATATTATTATATCCTATGTTATTAATCTCCTTTATCAATTTTTTTTACATACCGAGGTAGTTGACAAATTGGGAGTGCTTGAGGGAATAATTGATACCCCGTCGGCACATAGGGTACATCATGGGAGCAACCCGCTTTACATTGATAAAAACTTTGGGGGTGTACTGATTATTTGGGACAAATTATTTAAAACATATCAGCCCGAAACAGAAAAAGTAAACTATGGCCTAACTACCGGATCAATGGGCTA
- a CDS encoding DUF6515 family protein, protein MKKALKYFAFTSLSGLLCLFLAFPANAQHRGGSGGGGGGGHVGGGGGGHFSGGGSGGRVSSGFSGGSRSGGFSGGSRSGGFSGRTMVSPRSGGFSQRPNISSPRGNSFGSRPSTQGYSRFNGGRAGVTRGYSGARGYIGARGYTGSRSGYYGRGGYYGRGGYYGRGGYGGRYYGRGYYYGPSYWGGRSYWGYRGGYFYNGGFYGSLYYPRLGFSIGVLPYGYYPFYWGDLQYYYSNGFYYQYNNSQYTVVEPPLGAEISQLPANAQAITINGEQYYELNGVYYQPVTKDDGTQTYVIAGKDGQLETNQGQGVDNGQAAPMPKSGDIYNELPEGSRTIHINGQTLYVSPDDVYYQETTDTSGNRVYKVVSTPADEPQN, encoded by the coding sequence ATGAAAAAGGCATTAAAATATTTTGCATTCACAAGCCTGAGCGGGTTGCTTTGCTTGTTTTTAGCTTTTCCGGCTAACGCTCAACACAGGGGCGGCAGCGGAGGTGGTGGCGGCGGCGGACACGTTGGCGGCGGTGGCGGTGGTCACTTCAGCGGTGGCGGCAGCGGTGGACGTGTTAGCAGTGGCTTTTCCGGTGGATCACGCTCCGGCGGATTTTCTGGTGGATCACGCTCCGGCGGGTTTTCAGGCCGTACGATGGTTTCTCCACGATCAGGTGGCTTTAGTCAGCGGCCAAATATTTCTTCACCAAGGGGTAATTCATTTGGTTCACGTCCTTCAACTCAGGGATATTCCCGCTTTAACGGTGGCCGTGCCGGCGTAACCCGCGGCTATTCAGGCGCTCGCGGATACATTGGTGCACGGGGTTATACCGGGTCTCGCAGTGGATATTACGGTCGCGGTGGATATTATGGTCGCGGTGGATATTATGGTCGCGGCGGTTATGGCGGGCGTTATTACGGCCGTGGTTATTATTACGGACCAAGCTATTGGGGTGGCCGCAGTTACTGGGGTTACCGTGGCGGTTACTTTTACAATGGTGGCTTTTATGGCAGCTTGTATTATCCAAGGTTAGGCTTTAGCATAGGTGTTTTACCTTACGGCTATTATCCTTTTTATTGGGGAGATCTTCAGTACTATTATAGCAATGGCTTTTACTATCAATATAATAACAGCCAATACACTGTTGTTGAACCACCGCTTGGTGCTGAGATCAGCCAGTTGCCGGCAAATGCACAAGCAATTACTATTAACGGCGAGCAGTATTATGAACTTAACGGGGTTTATTATCAACCGGTTACAAAAGATGACGGCACACAAACTTATGTTATTGCCGGAAAGGATGGCCAGTTAGAGACCAACCAGGGACAGGGTGTTGATAACGGACAGGCCGCGCCGATGCCTAAATCGGGTGATATTTATAACGAATTACCGGAGGGCTCAAGAACGATACACATTAACGGCCAAACACTTTACGTTTCGCCGGATGATGTATATTACCAGGAAACAACAGACACCAGCGGCAACAGGGTGTACAAAGTTGTAAGTACTCCTGCCGATGAGCCCCAAAACTAA
- a CDS encoding c-type cytochrome, which produces MRLKFIIVICFALVAMVVSCQSDEIIEFNRYYVNGSTVYQVHCQNCHGAKGEGLQGLIPSLTDSAYLKNNREVLACFIKKGLKGNITINNKNYEGEMPPDDLAPLEIAQVLTYITNSFGNKMPTINTEKVNADLAKCR; this is translated from the coding sequence ATGAGATTGAAATTTATAATCGTCATCTGTTTCGCGCTGGTTGCAATGGTAGTATCGTGTCAAAGTGATGAAATCATAGAGTTTAACCGGTATTATGTAAACGGAAGTACAGTTTACCAGGTTCATTGCCAAAATTGCCACGGTGCAAAAGGGGAAGGCCTTCAAGGGCTTATACCTTCTTTAACCGACTCGGCTTATCTAAAAAATAACCGGGAAGTACTTGCCTGCTTCATTAAAAAGGGCCTGAAAGGAAATATCACCATTAACAATAAAAACTATGAGGGCGAAATGCCGCCGGATGATCTAGCCCCTTTAGAAATAGCGCAGGTACTTACCTATATCACCAATTCTTTTGGCAATAAAATGCCGACTATAAATACTGAAAAAGTTAATGCAGACCTGGCAAAGTGCCGCTAG
- a CDS encoding LytR/AlgR family response regulator transcription factor — MKQIRIAIIEDEPVTARNLAYVLQTIDPVIKVISIQTGVEEAVEWFIENPNNYDLIFMDIRLNDGLSFDIFKHVNLVKPVIFVTAYNDYAIQAFKNNGIDYILKPFDQQEVEKAINKFKTLVTSVNEESVAFNVSEIIAQLNAAPVSYKRSFLVHFRDKLIPVETATIAWFYTANELVYAHTNDARQYIVDFTMEQLEQQLDPMLFFRANRQFIINRKEISEVDFYFNGRLSVKVKPAPPESIIISKVRVPQFKSWMNS, encoded by the coding sequence ATGAAGCAAATTAGAATTGCCATAATTGAAGATGAACCGGTTACGGCTCGTAATCTTGCATATGTACTGCAAACGATTGACCCGGTGATAAAGGTAATTTCTATACAAACAGGAGTGGAAGAGGCGGTAGAATGGTTTATCGAAAACCCCAATAACTACGACCTTATTTTTATGGATATCCGTTTAAACGACGGACTTTCTTTCGATATTTTCAAACACGTGAACCTTGTTAAACCTGTAATATTTGTCACGGCATATAACGATTATGCCATACAGGCTTTTAAAAATAATGGCATTGATTATATCCTTAAACCTTTTGATCAGCAGGAGGTTGAAAAAGCCATCAACAAATTTAAAACGCTGGTAACTTCTGTAAATGAAGAATCCGTTGCGTTTAATGTCTCCGAAATTATAGCGCAGCTAAATGCAGCCCCAGTATCCTACAAAAGGTCTTTTCTTGTGCACTTCAGGGATAAATTGATTCCGGTAGAAACTGCGACGATTGCATGGTTTTATACAGCTAATGAGCTGGTATATGCGCATACAAACGATGCACGCCAATATATAGTTGATTTTACGATGGAACAATTGGAGCAGCAGCTTGATCCCATGTTATTTTTCCGTGCTAACCGACAATTCATCATCAACCGAAAAGAAATTAGCGAAGTTGACTTTTATTTTAACGGGCGCTTGTCTGTTAAAGTTAAGCCTGCTCCACCCGAAAGCATAATCATCAGCAAAGTTCGCGTGCCCCAGTTTAAAAGCTGGATGAATAGCTAA
- a CDS encoding sigma-54-dependent transcriptional regulator — protein MAKILIIDDERAIRSTLREILEYEDYIVEDVDNGIDGLELIKKNDYDLVLCDIKMNRMDGMEVLTAGLNIKPDLPFIMISGHGTVETAIEASKKGAFDFISKPPDLNRLLITVRNALDRGSLVTEAKVLKRKVSKVRPILGDSQAILKIKETIDRVAPTDARVLITGANGSGKELVARWLHEKSNRSNAPLIEVNCAAIPSELIESELFGHEKGSFTSAIKQRIGKFESANGGTLFLDEIGDMSSSTQAKVLRALQENKITRVGGEKEIEVDVRVVAATNKDLLKEIEAGNFRMDLYHRLSVILIHVPPLTDRKDDIALLTQSFLDEVCNDYGMPVKKISEAALEALKALPWTGNIRELRNMVERLIILSDRTITDSDVRAFANPSTPEVPTIGNATPQTDFDQFTNFQEYKDFAEREYIKFKLEKNNWNVSKTADDIDIQRSHLYSKIEKFGLKRGE, from the coding sequence ATGGCTAAAATTTTAATAATTGATGATGAACGTGCGATCCGGAGCACCCTTCGCGAAATACTGGAATACGAAGATTACATAGTAGAAGATGTTGATAATGGCATCGACGGGCTGGAACTAATTAAAAAGAACGATTACGATCTTGTGCTGTGCGATATAAAAATGAACCGGATGGACGGAATGGAAGTACTTACAGCGGGCCTGAACATTAAACCCGATCTTCCTTTTATTATGATATCTGGTCATGGAACGGTTGAAACAGCTATTGAGGCCAGCAAAAAAGGGGCATTTGACTTTATTTCAAAACCACCAGATCTTAACCGCCTGCTCATCACGGTAAGGAATGCGCTTGACAGAGGGAGCCTGGTTACCGAGGCTAAAGTATTAAAGAGAAAGGTTTCAAAAGTACGCCCTATCCTTGGCGATTCACAAGCCATTTTAAAAATAAAAGAAACCATTGACCGCGTGGCCCCTACCGACGCGCGCGTACTGATTACCGGTGCGAACGGCAGTGGTAAAGAACTGGTTGCCCGCTGGCTGCACGAAAAATCCAATCGCTCAAACGCGCCATTAATTGAGGTTAACTGCGCTGCAATACCCTCAGAACTGATTGAAAGTGAATTATTTGGACATGAGAAAGGTTCATTTACATCTGCTATAAAACAACGGATTGGAAAATTTGAGTCGGCAAACGGCGGAACGCTGTTTCTTGACGAAATCGGGGATATGAGCTCATCAACCCAGGCTAAGGTATTACGCGCACTTCAGGAAAACAAAATAACCCGTGTAGGCGGTGAAAAAGAGATTGAAGTGGATGTTCGTGTTGTAGCTGCAACCAATAAAGACCTATTAAAAGAAATAGAGGCCGGCAATTTCCGTATGGACCTTTACCACCGTCTGAGCGTAATATTAATCCATGTCCCACCACTTACTGACCGTAAGGATGACATCGCTCTGCTTACGCAAAGCTTTTTAGACGAGGTTTGCAATGATTATGGCATGCCGGTTAAAAAAATCTCTGAAGCGGCACTCGAGGCCCTTAAGGCACTTCCGTGGACAGGAAACATTCGTGAGCTGAGGAATATGGTTGAGCGTTTAATAATTTTAAGCGACAGAACAATTACCGACAGCGATGTAAGGGCATTTGCAAATCCATCAACGCCGGAGGTGCCGACGATTGGTAATGCAACCCCTCAAACTGATTTTGACCAGTTTACAAATTTCCAGGAATATAAGGATTTTGCCGAACGCGAGTATATTAAATTTAAGCTCGAGAAAAACAACTGGAACGTGTCAAAAACTGCTGATGACATTGACATTCAACGAAGCCATTTGTACAGCAAAATTGAGAAATTTGGATTGAAACGCGGGGAATAG
- a CDS encoding DinB family protein, with amino-acid sequence MKTYFIRLLNYDRYANEVMLNSIIEAEMPRKSIELMAHLLSAQQIWLSRCKGLVPVGSILWPDWDSETLNKVINNNHNEWLEYLNGLQPGDFEKPISYKNLKGDSFENKLADILAHLINHGTHHRAQIGQQLKFSGAETLPVTDYIAYTRQFDC; translated from the coding sequence ATGAAAACTTATTTTATCCGGCTGTTGAATTACGACCGATACGCCAATGAAGTCATGTTAAATTCAATTATAGAAGCTGAAATGCCGCGGAAATCAATTGAACTGATGGCTCATTTATTGTCTGCCCAGCAAATCTGGCTTAGCCGCTGCAAAGGTTTAGTTCCTGTCGGAAGCATTTTATGGCCTGACTGGGATTCGGAGACTTTAAATAAAGTAATTAATAACAACCATAATGAATGGCTTGAATACCTTAATGGTTTGCAGCCGGGCGACTTCGAAAAACCCATAAGCTACAAAAACCTAAAAGGCGATAGTTTTGAGAATAAGCTGGCTGATATACTTGCGCATTTAATCAATCACGGTACTCACCACCGTGCACAGATAGGCCAGCAATTAAAATTTTCCGGAGCTGAAACCCTGCCCGTTACCGATTATATTGCTTATACCCGACAATTTGATTGTTAA
- a CDS encoding GH1 family beta-glucosidase, producing MESTSQDIRINKKLFGDNFKWGVSVAAFQIEGACDAEGKGASIWDVFAAKKGKILNGDDPAISCDFYNQYKQDIDLIKQLNIQCFRFSISWTRILPNGTGEVNQAGIDFYNSVINYCLEQGVEPWVTIYHWDLPHALELKGGWTNRDVVEWFKAFATICAKNFGDRVKNWMVMNEPGVFTGAGYFLGIHAPGRTGLRNFLPAIHHAVLCMAAGGRILRDLVKDAHIGTTFSCSYVEPHTDKQKDVNAAKRVDALLNRLFIEPVLGLGYPVHEVSALKDIEKYFQPGDKDLMKFDFDFIGVQNYTREIVKNSFFTPYVGASLVKAEKRGVPLTNMKWEVYPPSIYQMIKQFNNYPQIKSIYITENGAAFPDQVTDGMVDDPKRVEYLKSYLEQVLRAKNEGLKVDGYFIWTLTDNFEWAEGYHPRFGIIHVDFETQQRIVKSSGHWYADFLKGN from the coding sequence ATGGAAAGCACTTCTCAGGATATCCGTATTAATAAAAAACTTTTTGGCGACAATTTTAAATGGGGAGTTTCTGTAGCAGCTTTCCAGATTGAAGGGGCCTGTGATGCAGAAGGAAAAGGGGCGTCTATCTGGGATGTTTTTGCAGCTAAAAAGGGGAAAATATTAAATGGTGACGATCCGGCCATCTCCTGCGATTTCTATAATCAGTACAAACAGGACATTGATCTTATTAAACAGCTTAATATACAGTGTTTCAGGTTCTCCATATCATGGACCCGGATCTTACCTAACGGTACGGGTGAAGTAAACCAGGCAGGGATAGATTTTTACAACAGTGTTATTAACTATTGCCTTGAGCAAGGTGTAGAGCCATGGGTAACTATTTATCATTGGGACCTGCCTCATGCACTTGAACTGAAAGGTGGCTGGACTAATCGTGATGTAGTAGAATGGTTTAAGGCCTTTGCTACTATATGCGCTAAAAATTTTGGTGACAGGGTAAAGAACTGGATGGTGATGAATGAGCCCGGCGTATTTACAGGGGCAGGTTACTTTTTAGGGATTCATGCACCAGGCCGAACGGGACTTAGGAATTTTTTACCCGCTATTCACCACGCTGTTTTATGTATGGCTGCCGGGGGGCGGATTTTGAGAGATTTAGTGAAGGATGCACATATCGGCACAACATTTTCATGCTCATACGTTGAACCGCACACTGATAAACAAAAAGATGTCAATGCCGCTAAACGTGTTGACGCCCTGCTAAACCGGCTATTTATAGAGCCCGTTTTAGGGCTTGGCTACCCGGTACACGAGGTTTCGGCCCTGAAAGATATTGAAAAATACTTTCAGCCTGGCGACAAAGATTTAATGAAGTTCGATTTTGATTTCATAGGAGTACAAAATTATACCCGTGAAATTGTAAAGAATTCGTTTTTTACACCCTATGTTGGGGCATCGCTGGTTAAGGCTGAAAAAAGAGGGGTGCCATTAACCAATATGAAATGGGAAGTCTATCCTCCGTCCATTTATCAAATGATAAAACAGTTCAATAACTATCCGCAGATAAAAAGTATCTACATCACCGAAAATGGAGCTGCCTTTCCGGACCAGGTGACTGACGGCATGGTTGATGACCCTAAGCGTGTTGAATATTTAAAGAGCTACCTTGAACAGGTTTTAAGGGCTAAAAATGAAGGTTTAAAGGTAGATGGCTATTTTATATGGACGTTGACCGATAATTTTGAATGGGCTGAAGGATATCATCCGCGTTTCGGAATAATACACGTTGATTTTGAGACACAACAACGCATCGTTAAATCATCAGGGCACTGGTATGCCGACTTTTTAAAAGGGAATTAG
- a CDS encoding acyltransferase family protein, protein MTLSAKQQPADDFDATPTRLFSLDALRGFDMFWIMGADEIWHAMKEATHGQSPFWNTLANQFTHPDWNGFHVYDLIFPLFLFMAGVSTPFSVGRELEKGKTKEQLLLRVLKRTLILILLGFLVNNGLQLRPIAEFRFPSVLGRIGIAYLFANIIYLYAKEYALIFWFFFFIVGYYLLLKFTSAPGFHPGDLTPEGNFASYIDRSILPGHLYVPFPNGKPNMHDPEGLFSTIPAISTGLLGIMAGLTLKNKTLSQNAKTLRLVIAGVIFLLVAQIWNIDFPINKNLWSSSFVMHVGGLSLLLMALFYYVIDVLGFQKWAFFFKVIGMNSILIYISGHFIKWNYTNEGFFKWLGQLAGEPYGAVLMAITFVLVKWVFLYYLYQKKTFLRV, encoded by the coding sequence ATGACCCTATCAGCAAAACAACAACCGGCAGACGATTTCGATGCCACTCCTACCCGACTGTTCTCTCTAGATGCCCTCAGAGGGTTCGATATGTTCTGGATTATGGGTGCAGACGAGATCTGGCATGCCATGAAAGAAGCCACACATGGTCAATCTCCTTTTTGGAATACCCTTGCAAATCAGTTTACCCATCCGGACTGGAATGGGTTTCATGTTTACGATCTGATCTTTCCGCTATTTCTGTTTATGGCGGGGGTTTCGACACCTTTTTCTGTTGGCCGTGAGTTGGAGAAAGGAAAAACAAAAGAACAATTATTATTAAGGGTGTTAAAAAGGACCCTTATATTAATACTTTTAGGGTTCTTAGTAAATAATGGCCTTCAATTAAGGCCAATTGCCGAGTTCCGCTTTCCAAGCGTACTGGGGCGCATCGGTATTGCTTACCTGTTTGCAAATATTATTTACCTGTATGCAAAGGAATATGCGCTTATTTTTTGGTTCTTTTTCTTTATCGTGGGTTATTACCTGCTGCTGAAATTTACGTCAGCTCCAGGCTTTCATCCGGGCGATCTCACCCCTGAAGGCAACTTCGCGTCGTATATTGACCGGTCTATATTACCCGGGCATTTATACGTACCATTCCCTAACGGCAAGCCTAACATGCATGACCCGGAAGGTTTGTTCTCTACTATTCCTGCTATCAGTACCGGGTTATTAGGCATAATGGCCGGGCTAACGTTAAAGAATAAAACATTGTCACAAAATGCAAAAACACTGCGCCTAGTAATTGCGGGCGTTATATTTCTGCTCGTTGCACAGATCTGGAATATTGATTTTCCCATAAACAAAAATCTTTGGTCAAGTTCATTTGTGATGCACGTAGGCGGCTTAAGCCTGTTGTTAATGGCGCTTTTTTACTATGTAATTGATGTTTTGGGATTTCAGAAATGGGCGTTCTTTTTCAAGGTAATTGGTATGAACTCCATCCTGATCTATATTTCAGGTCACTTTATAAAATGGAACTACACTAACGAAGGGTTTTTCAAATGGCTGGGGCAATTAGCCGGTGAACCTTATGGGGCCGTATTAATGGCGATAACTTTTGTTTTGGTAAAATGGGTATTTCTTTATTACCTGTATCAGAAAAAGACTTTTTTGCGGGTGTAA
- a CDS encoding sensor histidine kinase: MNKTERRICWYSSLLIAVMMNSPRLLALKTDGLVAHYWHFNLAELIFQVTFNFGFCYLLFYLNLTTSSILFIYRNNQRKLLAYFLNFLLLLFCCIVGGIVQRHSFIHTQLRNIYWLGYISRYFLTTILAAILIKIILLLRIAQKKEKENEQLKTVYLEAELELLKEQLNPHFLFNSLSTLSGVVREDPVKAQYFINHLSKIFRYSLDQSGNQMATIEEELNMIRSYEQLLKMRFEEAFVLTIAIDTEYLNFKVPHLSLQPLLENAAKHNSASKKKPLRVEIFIADYQLVVSNNLQAIPRPENSTGIGLSNLSSRVRILMHDEIVINKTTDSFSVKLPIQR, translated from the coding sequence ATGAACAAAACTGAAAGGCGAATTTGTTGGTATAGTTCTTTGCTCATAGCTGTAATGATGAACAGCCCGAGATTACTCGCACTCAAAACCGATGGGCTTGTTGCACACTATTGGCATTTTAACCTTGCAGAACTTATTTTCCAGGTTACTTTCAACTTTGGCTTTTGTTACCTGCTGTTTTACCTAAACTTAACAACCAGCAGTATTTTATTTATCTACCGCAATAATCAACGAAAACTGCTCGCGTACTTTCTAAACTTCCTGCTCTTATTATTTTGCTGCATTGTTGGCGGAATCGTACAACGCCATAGCTTTATACACACACAGTTGCGTAATATTTACTGGTTAGGATACATTTCAAGATATTTTTTAACAACAATTCTGGCAGCTATCCTTATAAAAATCATCCTTTTGCTGCGTATCGCTCAAAAAAAAGAAAAGGAGAATGAGCAATTAAAAACTGTATACCTTGAAGCGGAGCTTGAACTATTAAAAGAACAGCTTAACCCCCATTTCTTATTTAATTCACTAAGCACACTTTCAGGCGTTGTTAGAGAAGATCCGGTTAAGGCACAGTATTTCATCAATCATCTTTCAAAAATATTCAGATATTCACTGGACCAGTCTGGAAACCAGATGGCAACTATTGAGGAGGAGTTAAACATGATCCGATCGTATGAACAACTGCTTAAAATGAGGTTTGAAGAAGCATTTGTTTTAACGATAGCTATTGATACTGAATACCTTAATTTCAAAGTCCCTCACCTATCACTGCAACCATTGCTTGAAAACGCAGCGAAGCACAATTCAGCTTCGAAAAAAAAACCTTTAAGGGTGGAAATTTTCATTGCCGATTATCAGCTGGTTGTCAGTAATAACCTGCAGGCAATACCGCGGCCTGAAAACAGTACCGGCATAGGCCTTTCTAACTTAAGCAGCCGCGTTAGAATACTTATGCATGATGAAATAGTAATCAATAAAACAACCGATAGCTTTAGCGTTAAATTACCCATACAAAGATGA